From one Gossypium hirsutum isolate 1008001.06 chromosome D08, Gossypium_hirsutum_v2.1, whole genome shotgun sequence genomic stretch:
- the LOC107900790 gene encoding putative invertase inhibitor, with translation MRQTLSSSFVTPLFLCIFFFFVSISTSHGLTATNDSLIRKTCKKCAQSDPNLSYNFCVTSLQAAPHSHYANDLRQLGKISITLLGRNVTNTRSHIKELLKNQKKMDPFVRSCLHDCFDLYSDAIPTTKQALQDYKAKHYDDANIDVSSVMDATTTCEDGFKEKEGLVSPLTKRNNDAFMLSAISLSIINMIRLNGDSI, from the coding sequence ATGAGGCAAACCTTGTCTTCTTCCTTTGTCACCCCTCTCTTTCTCtgcattttcttcttctttgtttcCATTTCAACCTCCCATGGCTTAACCGCCACCAATGACAGTCTCATACGCAAGACCTGCAAGAAATGCGCCCAAAGCGACCCAAACCTCAGCTACAATTTCTGCGTCACCTCTCTTCAAGCAGCTCCCCACAGCCACTACGCCAACGACCTTCGCCAACTCGGCAAGATTTCCATCACCCTACTTGGCCGCAACGTAACCAACACAAGGTCTCACATTAAGGAACTGTTGAAGAACCAAAAGAAGATGGACCCTTTCGTCAGATCATGCTTGCACGATTGCTTTGATCTTTATTCCGATGCTATCCCTACAACCAAACAGGCCCTCCAAGATTACAAGGCCAAGCACTACGACGATGCTAACATTGATGTGAGTTCGGTGATGGATGCTACTACAACTTGTGAAGATGGgttcaaagaaaaagaaggctTGGTTTCGCCATTGACGAAGAGGAACAACGATGCCTTCATGTTGTCTGCTATTTCGCTTTCCATTATTAACATGATTCGCTTGAATGGTGATTCAATTTAA